Proteins encoded within one genomic window of bacterium:
- a CDS encoding tyrosine-type recombinase/integrase, with product MTRKAPVSRALIQVGFNQLPAPIAAAGEQASWRFIEFFTANIRNRNTRRAYGRAVGDFFRWCSKRGIRRLEQLNPTVVAAYVEQLATTHAKPSVKQHLAAVRMLFDWLIVGQVMATNPAQAVRGPKHVVKRGKTPVLSREETRQLLDSIETNTIAGLRDRALIGLLTYSFARIGAALALKVEDYYPQGKRWWLRLHEKGGKQHEVPVHHTLEGYLDVYLDVAGIREQRKGPIFRTLMRSPGRPLSLTPLSQPEAWKMIRRRARAAGILTPIGCHTFRATGITAYLDNGGTLEHAQQIAAHESPRTTKLYDRTNDQISLDEIERILI from the coding sequence ATGACTCGAAAGGCACCGGTAAGCCGCGCGCTGATCCAGGTCGGCTTCAATCAGTTGCCGGCGCCGATCGCGGCGGCCGGTGAGCAAGCCTCCTGGCGCTTCATCGAGTTCTTCACTGCGAACATTCGAAACCGCAACACGCGTCGCGCGTACGGTCGCGCCGTCGGAGATTTCTTTCGCTGGTGCTCGAAGCGCGGCATCCGTCGCCTTGAGCAGCTCAACCCAACGGTTGTCGCGGCCTACGTCGAACAACTGGCCACCACGCACGCCAAGCCGAGCGTCAAACAGCACCTCGCCGCCGTCAGGATGCTCTTCGACTGGCTGATCGTCGGCCAGGTCATGGCGACGAACCCAGCGCAGGCCGTTCGTGGCCCCAAGCACGTCGTCAAGCGAGGCAAGACTCCGGTGCTCTCGCGCGAGGAGACGCGCCAGCTCCTCGATTCAATCGAGACGAACACAATCGCCGGTCTCAGAGACCGCGCGCTCATCGGATTACTCACCTATTCGTTCGCGCGCATCGGCGCTGCCCTCGCCCTCAAGGTCGAGGACTACTACCCGCAGGGAAAGCGCTGGTGGCTCCGGCTCCACGAGAAGGGTGGGAAGCAGCATGAGGTTCCGGTTCACCACACGCTCGAGGGATACCTCGATGTCTATCTCGATGTCGCCGGGATCCGTGAGCAACGTAAGGGACCTATCTTCCGAACGCTGATGCGCTCGCCGGGCCGGCCGCTGTCGCTCACTCCCCTATCGCAGCCGGAGGCATGGAAAATGATTCGGCGACGAGCACGCGCTGCGGGAATTCTGACGCCGATCGGCTGCCACACCTTTCGGGCGACCGGCATCACGGCTTACCTGGACAACGGCGGTACGCTCGAGCACGCCCAGCAGATAGCGGCGCACGAGTCGCCGCGCACCACGAAGCTCTACGACCGCACCAACGATCAGATCAGCCTCGACGAGATCGAGCGGATCCTGATCTGA
- a CDS encoding pentapeptide repeat-containing protein, which yields MKTVDKLMLALIVLSSLGALNAAGYPMSTLLFFGVGAFLSLLAAWPRRLAKTEAHAECWNLQRALRRDFSGANLVGMDLAGVDLSDVILRDADLSGVNLRRANFTGANLTRANLSGARCIGAVFHSANLYGANLTDADLGNADLDGADLWGADVTGAAFGSTKFANAFLQHVVGLTDEQAARARSRGAIMDVPDPFPDLLVE from the coding sequence ATGAAAACCGTCGACAAGCTCATGCTCGCACTGATTGTGTTGAGCAGCCTGGGCGCACTGAACGCCGCCGGCTATCCGATGTCGACCCTGCTGTTTTTTGGGGTCGGCGCGTTCCTCAGTCTCCTGGCCGCCTGGCCTCGTCGGCTGGCCAAGACCGAAGCTCACGCTGAGTGCTGGAACCTTCAGCGTGCGCTCCGCCGCGACTTCAGCGGCGCCAACCTTGTGGGCATGGATCTCGCCGGCGTTGACCTCTCGGACGTCATTCTTCGAGACGCTGATCTCAGCGGCGTGAACCTGCGTCGTGCCAATTTCACCGGCGCAAACCTTACCCGCGCGAACCTCTCGGGTGCGCGTTGCATCGGTGCGGTCTTCCACTCGGCCAACCTCTACGGCGCGAACCTCACGGATGCTGATCTCGGAAACGCCGATCTCGACGGAGCGGACCTCTGGGGTGCTGACGTGACTGGTGCGGCCTTCGGGAGTACTAAGTTTGCGAACGCGTTTCTGCAACACGTCGTCGGCCTCACCGACGAACAGGCCGCGCGCGCCAGGTCGCGCGGCGCCATCATGGACGTGCCGGACCCGTTTCCTGATCTCCTCGTCGAGTGA
- the radC gene encoding DNA repair protein RadC, which produces MSNAELLALLLGTRTAAILAATHSGVSSLRELASTHAADHRDAGISAAALHRLEAVVEIARRFGETGWVSGTPFTGSAAVYDHYRERLACELVEYFIAVSLDNKHRKIRDVVVGQGSLTASIVHPRDVFARVIRDAAAAVVFVHNHPSGDPTPSREDVDITRRLRDVGELIGIRVLDHIIIGRGRYVSFVDDGYW; this is translated from the coding sequence ATGAGTAACGCGGAGCTGCTCGCACTGCTCCTCGGCACTCGAACAGCCGCGATCCTCGCCGCGACCCACAGCGGGGTTTCAAGTCTTCGAGAGCTCGCCAGCACGCACGCGGCTGACCATCGAGATGCCGGTATCTCGGCGGCCGCGCTGCATCGTCTAGAAGCTGTCGTCGAGATCGCTCGACGGTTCGGTGAGACGGGATGGGTTTCAGGTACGCCGTTCACCGGGTCAGCCGCCGTCTACGACCACTACCGCGAGCGGCTCGCCTGCGAGCTCGTCGAGTACTTCATCGCGGTGTCGCTCGACAACAAGCACCGCAAGATCCGAGATGTCGTCGTCGGGCAGGGATCGCTCACCGCCTCAATCGTGCATCCCCGCGACGTGTTCGCCCGCGTGATCAGGGACGCCGCTGCGGCCGTGGTCTTCGTACACAACCACCCGAGCGGCGACCCAACGCCGTCGCGCGAGGACGTCGACATCACCCGCCGCCTCCGCGACGTTGGAGAACTCATTGGGATCAGGGTGCTCGATCACATCATCATTGGCCGAGGCCGCTACGTCTCGTTCGTGGATGACGGCTACTGGTAG
- a CDS encoding DUF2958 domain-containing protein, producing the protein MPADIATKLPPLYTNEGQGEDAIAHLKLFTPWTNWTWYASEYDPAERLCFGVVVGLEREFGYFSLDELEGIRGPAGLRIERDLYWKPRRLKECH; encoded by the coding sequence ATGCCGGCTGACATCGCAACCAAGCTTCCGCCACTCTACACGAATGAGGGCCAGGGCGAGGACGCCATCGCGCACCTCAAGCTCTTCACGCCCTGGACCAACTGGACGTGGTACGCGTCCGAGTACGACCCGGCCGAGCGCCTCTGCTTCGGCGTCGTCGTCGGGCTTGAGCGCGAGTTCGGCTACTTCTCCCTCGACGAGCTCGAGGGCATCCGAGGCCCGGCCGGCCTCCGCATTGAGCGGGACCTCTACTGGAAGCCGAGGCGGCTCAAGGAGTGCCACTAA